The following proteins are encoded in a genomic region of Brachyspira pilosicoli:
- the rplJ gene encoding 50S ribosomal protein L10 — MPNKKNIETVAALKESMGSCAGLVFFDYRGVTVSQLTDLRRELAKTSSSMKICKNSLVDIALKDLGREVKDEMFINPTAVVFAKEDMPSAAKVISEAAKKNDKIKIKGGYMGEDLLDPANVQVVANIPPREVLLSHLVTALESPISSFANSLQSVISELAYVLDSVEEEKKKSA; from the coding sequence ATGCCTAATAAGAAAAATATAGAAACAGTTGCAGCTCTTAAAGAAAGTATGGGCAGTTGTGCTGGTTTAGTATTCTTCGATTATAGAGGAGTAACAGTATCACAGCTTACAGATTTAAGACGCGAATTAGCAAAAACTTCTTCTTCAATGAAAATATGCAAAAACTCATTAGTAGACATTGCTTTGAAAGATTTAGGCAGAGAAGTAAAAGATGAGATGTTTATTAACCCAACAGCAGTTGTATTTGCAAAAGAAGATATGCCATCAGCTGCTAAGGTTATCAGTGAAGCCGCTAAAAAGAATGATAAAATCAAAATAAAAGGCGGTTACATGGGCGAGGATTTATTAGACCCTGCTAATGTACAGGTTGTAGCTAATATACCTCCAAGAGAAGTTCTACTTTCTCATCTTGTTACAGCACTCGAGTCTCCTATATCAAGTTTTGCAAACAGCTTGCAAAGCGTTATATCAGAGCTTGCTTATGTGCTTGACAGCGTTGAAGAGGAAAAAAAGAAATCAGCATAA
- the rplA gene encoding 50S ribosomal protein L1: MATKEKKIGGKRYDAIRKTVEKLTLYSVDEAIDLAKKNATCKFDETIEVTINLNILPKHTIRDTLSFPNAFGKEKRVVVFAQGEKADEAKNAGAMEVGFEDLISKIKGGYTDFDVAISTPDLMKEVGKLGQILGRKGLMPNPKTGTVTLDIAQAVKSFKAGRMEYRADKFGVVRMAIGKASMDVNKLNENFRAFYDEILRKKPSDLKGDYIKSVGVTSTMGVGIKIDHKKIKL, encoded by the coding sequence ATGGCAACAAAAGAAAAGAAAATAGGTGGCAAACGTTACGACGCTATAAGAAAGACTGTAGAGAAATTAACACTCTATTCTGTAGATGAAGCTATAGATTTAGCTAAGAAAAACGCTACCTGTAAATTTGATGAAACTATTGAGGTTACAATCAACCTTAATATCCTACCAAAACACACAATAAGAGATACATTATCATTCCCTAATGCTTTCGGTAAAGAAAAAAGAGTAGTAGTATTTGCTCAAGGTGAGAAAGCAGATGAGGCAAAAAATGCTGGTGCTATGGAAGTAGGTTTTGAAGATTTAATAAGCAAAATTAAAGGCGGATATACTGACTTTGATGTTGCAATATCTACACCAGACTTAATGAAAGAAGTAGGTAAATTAGGACAGATTCTTGGTAGAAAAGGACTTATGCCTAACCCTAAAACAGGAACAGTTACACTTGATATAGCTCAGGCAGTAAAAAGCTTTAAAGCAGGAAGAATGGAATACAGAGCAGATAAATTCGGTGTTGTAAGAATGGCTATAGGTAAAGCATCTATGGACGTTAATAAGTTAAACGAAAACTTCAGAGCTTTTTATGATGAGATATTAAGAAAGAAACCATCAGACTTAAAAGGTGATTATATAAAAAGCGTTGGTGTAACATCAACTATGGGTGTTGGTATAAAAATAGACCATAAAAAGATAAAACTATAA
- the rplK gene encoding 50S ribosomal protein L11 has translation MAKRVVGIVKVRIPGGEATPAPPLGPALGQKQIQIAAFVKDFNAKTSKMKGQLLNTYITVYEDKTYTFVTKGTSTSTLIKKKLGIEKGSGEPNKTKVATINQKQLEEIAQEKMAYMSANDIEAAKKIVAGTARAMGIKVE, from the coding sequence ATGGCTAAAAGAGTAGTTGGTATTGTAAAGGTTAGAATACCCGGCGGAGAGGCAACTCCTGCTCCACCACTTGGACCTGCATTAGGTCAGAAACAAATACAAATAGCCGCTTTCGTTAAAGATTTTAATGCTAAAACATCTAAAATGAAAGGTCAGCTATTAAACACTTATATAACAGTGTATGAAGATAAAACTTATACATTTGTTACTAAAGGTACATCAACTTCTACTTTAATTAAGAAGAAATTGGGTATAGAAAAAGGTTCTGGCGAGCCTAACAAAACAAAAGTTGCAACAATCAATCAGAAGCAGCTTGAAGAGATAGCTCAAGAGAAAATGGCTTATATGTCAGCTAATGATATAGAAGCAGCAAAAAAAATAGTTGCGGGTACAGCTCGTGCTATGGGTATTAAAGTAGAATAA
- the nusG gene encoding transcription termination/antitermination protein NusG produces the protein MSEEMTRDYRWYIVHTQHGYENKVRERLEKRIKENGMSDLVVDIYIPSETVQKNKNGKKVTKEEFFYPGYVLVKMVMNDATQSMVRRTPGVAGFIGSHATTKEEGNIIPTPLSEADVARIFEDREAKNKNDINELIGMEFEIGEKVQVIDGPFNGLNGLIENINADKGKVTVKIEIFGRSTPTELDFNKVKKL, from the coding sequence ATGTCTGAAGAAATGACTAGAGATTATAGATGGTATATAGTTCACACTCAGCACGGTTATGAAAATAAAGTTCGTGAACGTTTAGAAAAAAGAATTAAAGAAAATGGTATGTCTGATTTGGTAGTAGACATATATATACCTTCTGAGACTGTACAAAAAAATAAAAATGGTAAAAAAGTAACTAAAGAAGAGTTTTTTTACCCTGGTTATGTTTTAGTTAAGATGGTTATGAATGATGCTACACAATCTATGGTAAGAAGAACGCCTGGAGTGGCAGGATTTATAGGAAGTCATGCTACAACTAAAGAAGAAGGTAATATAATTCCAACTCCATTAAGCGAAGCTGATGTTGCTCGTATATTTGAAGACAGAGAAGCTAAAAACAAAAACGATATTAATGAGCTTATAGGAATGGAATTTGAAATAGGGGAGAAGGTACAAGTTATAGACGGACCTTTCAATGGTTTAAATGGCTTAATAGAGAATATTAATGCTGATAAGGGTAAGGTTACAGTAAAAATAGAGATATTCGGCAGAAGCACCCCAACAGAGTTAGACTTTAATAAAGTAAAGAAATTATAA
- the secE gene encoding preprotein translocase subunit SecE produces MAEKKKNKLFNSLEEIKKELFERSVWPTRQEVLNQTVVVVILLILSAAFLGAADYIVTFLTRALLDGSILSSIASSKIALVLILLVVVLFVVYFAIRYIRKNRYSR; encoded by the coding sequence ATGGCAGAGAAGAAAAAGAACAAATTATTTAATTCTTTAGAAGAGATAAAAAAAGAGCTTTTTGAGAGAAGTGTATGGCCTACTCGTCAGGAAGTTCTTAATCAAACAGTTGTTGTTGTAATTTTGCTTATTTTGTCTGCTGCTTTTTTGGGTGCTGCAGATTATATAGTAACATTTCTAACTAGAGCTTTATTAGATGGTTCTATATTATCTTCTATAGCTTCATCAAAAATAGCTTTGGTTTTAATACTTCTTGTTGTGGTATTATTTGTGGTTTATTTCGCTATACGATACATTAGAAAAAATAGATATAGTAGGTGA
- the rpmG gene encoding 50S ribosomal protein L33 — protein sequence MAGNKVKTEQIHLQCTECKRKNYITTKNKQNVQEKLELKKYCPHDRKHTIHRELKVSR from the coding sequence ATGGCAGGTAATAAAGTAAAAACCGAACAAATACATTTACAATGCACAGAATGTAAAAGAAAAAATTATATAACAACTAAAAATAAACAAAATGTTCAAGAAAAATTAGAATTAAAAAAATATTGCCCTCATGATAGAAAACACACTATACACAGAGAATTGAAAGTTTCAAGATAA
- the trmB gene encoding tRNA (guanosine(46)-N7)-methyltransferase TrmB: MRSLNLNQEILNFYLIDDFNTEDKNIIIEELKNRLSNNKNLELEIGSGNGKFIVELAMNNKDKYFVGIEYSFKAAKKAISKAYKRDIKNLTIIFGEANNVIDNYIKNKYYFDKIYLNFPDPWPKKKHAHRRIFNKEFLGKMHPLLKDNGIFYSVTDDDNYALEIMNPIYKEDNNFKNILSEDYVHSLEGYGVTLYEEKMRAIGHNIYFFAHKKF; this comes from the coding sequence TTGAGAAGTTTGAACTTAAATCAAGAAATACTTAATTTTTATTTAATAGACGATTTTAATACAGAAGATAAAAATATTATAATAGAAGAACTAAAAAACAGATTGTCTAATAATAAAAATTTAGAACTTGAAATAGGAAGCGGAAACGGGAAATTTATAGTAGAGCTTGCTATGAATAACAAAGATAAATATTTTGTTGGTATAGAATATTCTTTTAAAGCTGCTAAAAAAGCAATATCCAAAGCATACAAAAGAGATATAAAAAACCTCACTATTATATTTGGTGAAGCTAATAATGTAATAGATAATTATATTAAAAATAAATACTATTTTGATAAAATATACTTAAACTTCCCAGACCCTTGGCCAAAGAAAAAACATGCACATAGAAGAATATTTAATAAAGAGTTTTTAGGTAAAATGCATCCGCTCTTAAAAGATAATGGTATATTTTATTCTGTTACAGATGATGATAATTATGCACTTGAAATAATGAACCCTATATATAAAGAAGATAATAATTTCAAAAATATTCTAAGTGAAGATTATGTTCATAGTTTAGAAGGATATGGCGTTACTCTCTATGAAGAGAAAATGAGAGCTATTGGACATAATATATATTTTTTCGCGCATAAAAAGTTTTAA